The Acidimicrobiales bacterium region CAGCCCCCATCACCGCCCACGCACCCGGCGCCGCCACGGGCGCGGCGGCCCCGACGACCGTGCCCGCCGGTCCGGTGCAGCGGATCTGCGAGCCGGGCTCGTCGTCGGACGCGCACTCGCACGTGGTCCCGCCGTCCCCGAAGGAGCTGGAGAAGCTGGCCCGCCTCCTCTTCCCCGTCCTCCGCCACGAGCTGCGGGCCGGCCTCCGGGAGGACCGCGACCGCTCCGGCCTCCTTACCGACATGTACGGCACCTGGTGAGAGCAGGTAGGCGACGATGAGCTTCCTCGGCAACGTCGGGAACATGAAGAACGACCTGTCGGCGTCGGCGGGCCTGAGCAACCCCAACCTCGATCCCGGCCTCAGCGTGTTCTTCGAGGTGAACATCGATCGCAGCCTTCTCGGGGCGTGGTCGAAGTGCACCGGCCTCGGTATCGAGCTGGAGGTCGACTCCCGCACCGACGGCGGCATGGGACTGTTCATGCACCAGCTGACCGGACGCTTCAAGTACACCAACCTGCAGCTGTCCCGGCCGATCTGCGCCGAGACCAGCATGGTCATGGCGTGGCTGTCGAGCTTCAGCATGCTCGGCAGCGGCACCACCGCGACCATCACCGCCCTCGACCCCGCCGGCAAGACGATCCTCTGCTGGGACCTCTACGGAGTGGTGCCGGTGCGCTGGACCGGGCCCGAGTTCGACATCAACAGCCTCCAGGTGGCCACCGAGACCCTCGAGCTGGCCTACCAGGGGTTCCTCTAAGGAGACGGTCGTGACCGACTGGTCGAGCACCGCACAGGACGTCGGCGTACAGGCCGGCAAGATGGCGATGAGCCAGCTCGTGTCGGCGCGCCTGGTGGCGGCCACCGAGCCGCCCGAGGAGATCACCTGCCGGATCAACCCCAACGAGTTCTCGATCCAGAAGTCCGCCAACCTGCACACCGACAACCAGGTCGGCGACGTCAAGGAGGGGATGACCACATACAACGGTCCGTCCCCCAGCACGCTCAGCGTGAGCCTGCTGTTCGACGACACCGGGCTATCCGGCGCCGTCGGGGTGGCGCAGAGCGTGCCCGTGTGCGTGGCGATGCTGCTCTCCTGGACCGAGCCGACGCCCGCCAGCGAGCTGATCGGTCCTCCCATGCCCCCGATCGTGGACTTCTCGTGGGGCGCCACCCAGCACTTCCTCGGCAACGTGGAGAGCGTGCAGGTGTCCT contains the following coding sequences:
- a CDS encoding phage tail protein, giving the protein MSFLGNVGNMKNDLSASAGLSNPNLDPGLSVFFEVNIDRSLLGAWSKCTGLGIELEVDSRTDGGMGLFMHQLTGRFKYTNLQLSRPICAETSMVMAWLSSFSMLGSGTTATITALDPAGKTILCWDLYGVVPVRWTGPEFDINSLQVATETLELAYQGFL
- a CDS encoding LysM peptidoglycan-binding domain-containing protein — its product is MTDWSSTAQDVGVQAGKMAMSQLVSARLVAATEPPEEITCRINPNEFSIQKSANLHTDNQVGDVKEGMTTYNGPSPSTLSVSLLFDDTGLSGAVGVAQSVPVCVAMLLSWTEPTPASELIGPPMPPIVDFSWGATQHFLGNVESVQVSYKLFRLGLPVRAEVSLTMRSISTPLPMTNPTSGGLVPRKSRVVVEGDSLASIAHRTYGKAAAWRSVAEVNGIDDPSRLRIGAELLLPDRSEVELPRR